gaacgactcgagcgaagcgagaggagcagcggggtctggggcgcagccccagccgccggaggcatgtaGCCTGACAGTTATTCCAGGAGATAGGGCCGTTTGTTCCAGAAATCGTCGCCAATGATGTCTGTATGCAGGGTCGAAATAGTGGCCTTCgacttctttttcagccGTCGTTGGAGTTGTCTCTGTGTCAATGGTGCTGGGGGAGTTGATGGCTGTGTTGGGGTGGGTGTGGAGACGGGAGATGGGCCGTCTGTGTTGGGGGTTTCGTACTCACGCACAATCACTGTCCcttttttgaatatttcGGGCTCTTTATTGTAATTAATTCCGAACTGGCTGAACAGAATCTCATTTTTATCGCTTGATAGAGTGCCTTTTAGtttttcttcagcttctttcGTTGTCAGACCTCCATCTTGGACCAGTGTCCAGAATGTTGTGTTGTAGAGGTTGTTGATATGGCAGTCGGCTTGTCGCCATGCTAAGTAGTCCCTGACAATGGTCTTGGATGGATATACCACGGCACGACCGTCAAAAGTAGGCAGATGATTAAGTTCCAGTTTGCGTCCTGGGAAAAACTCGTCCCATAAGCTTATGTAGTGAGCAGTAAAAGTGCTGACAACAGTGGATACAAGTTTGCTTTCACGTCTCTCAAATAATTGACAGTCTTTATCTAGCACAAATGAGTACTCGTCACTGTCTCCGTatgcaataaatatatcaggGAGAGCAGTCATGACAGCTTTAGCAGCACCGTTCATGACATCCAGAGCTCTCCTGTCATTTGGCTTCTTGAATTCGTACTTGGCTGAGAATCTGGCTCGGTGTTAGATATGTATTGATGTATCTCTGTCTCTTGACACTAGACTCTAATCGACAAAACCCCATTAGGGACAAAAATCGAAACGGAGAGGGTCCTGTGTCTATGCCAAAAACTGTAGATATGATCTGAAGTAGCTGCTAAAGATACCAATCGAGCAAAGAGAAAAAGCTGGAGTATCCAGAACATATTCCATAGACAtgatcatcatcagaaaatACGGGaccaaaataaatagagaacACTTACAAATGAAAGCCTCTGCCATCCACACGGATGACAATCCAGGTCTCAGGGAGCAGGTGATTCTCGCGCTCAAAGCCTTTGACATACTCGAACCTGTGACTTTGTTAGTAAAATGATTAAAAAGATCCACCGGAGATGACATTTTCCCTATACAATAAAGAAAGTGTACTCACCTGGAGTTGGCCATTATTTCACAGGTCGATGTCAGGAATCTGAGATTTCTAGCATGAAATTTTCGTAGATCAATATTAATATGCAGGGCTTAAAGTTTATATGCAAGAAGGAGAACGATTCTTTTTCAAACTTTATCCATTGGAATAGGAAGATTCCAGTAAGTAATTATTTGACAGAAGGGTTCAAATGCCATTGAGTGAAAATTATACTTTGCGtattttcaattgtatTTCCAGAGCAATTGCTGACTCTGTGAGGCTTGTTAAGGCTTGATAAGCTGAGAACCAAGATTGAACAGCAAAGTCGATGTTGAGCTGGAATAATCCAAAAAACGAAATACCATTGTCATTAACACCCTGCCAATTAGTAAATTCCTTTTTGGTGTGCTATCAGAAAAATCCAGTCGTTTATATACTATTTTCATGAAAATACAAGAGGTAATCTACAGATCTTAGACCCTGCAGGTGTACTATAACTGGGTCAATTTTACAACCAATCCGCTTAAATCCACCAAAACTCAATAGCAATAGAAAACAACTCCTCAAAACACGATCTGGACACGCCcatgcccgactcgagcgaagcgagaggagcagcggggtctggggcggagccccagccgccggaggcctAGCCATCCCCGACCAATTCCCACGCCGCACCCGCCGCATGAGTGAGACTTGCGTGGAGGCCTGGAGACCGGTTCGTAATCAACAGGTGAAGAAGCAGACAGCAGGTTGCCTCTGTGTACGTGACAAGAGAAAATTCGAACCAATTCGATCGATTCGCCATGACTgaagatataaatatgagtGATAAGCCAGCAGTGGATGTAGAGACCAGTGGAGGACTGGCAGAGGGAGAAAATGTTGAGGCTGGAGAGCCCAGTACCCTGCTGGTGATTGATGACATAAAACACAACTTTGCGTATCTGGAGAAGGCAGTTTCCAACTTCGATCCGCGGTTCACACTTCGTGTTCTTCGAGGACTTCCGGCATTGCGAAAGAGAGTTGATTCCGGCTCACTTTTAAAAGTGATTGAATCGACATATCCAGCCACCGACTCTTCAAAAGAGATCCTTCTAGCATCAGTTCAGAAGTATCACAAAGAAGATGCCGagggagctgctggtggtgctgatTCCGAGTCAATGGCAGTTGATGAGGTTGCCAGTGATAACGAACCTCCATCAACGATTCTTCCTGAAGTGGATATTTTCTTGCAATTGCTGGTGATTGTGTGGTTGTTGAACCAGGAAGGTGCTACCGAACCCGCCAATCTACAATACATCCAGTCGGTGGCAGAACATTCAATTAACAAACTACGTCAT
The Sugiyamaella lignohabitans strain CBS 10342 chromosome A, complete sequence genome window above contains:
- the THG1 gene encoding Thg1p (tRNAHis guanylyltransferase; adds a guanosine residue to the 5' end of tRNAH is after transcription and RNase P cleavage; can also catalyze reverse (3'-5') polymerization with certain substrates in a template-dependent reaction; couples nuclear division and migration to cell budding and cytokinesis; essential enzyme conserved among eukaryotes; GO_component: GO:0005737 - cytoplasm [Evidence IDA] [PMID 14562095]; GO_component: GO:0005634 - nucleus [Evidence IDA] [PMID 14562095]; GO_function: GO:0005525 - GTP binding [Evidence IEA]; GO_function: GO:0000287 - magnesium ion binding [Evidence IEA]; GO_function: GO:0046872 - metal ion binding [Evidence IEA]; GO_function: GO:0000166 - nucleotide binding [Evidence IEA]; GO_function: GO:0016779 - nucleotidyltransferase activity [Evidence IEA]; GO_function: GO:0008193 - tRNA guanylyltransferase activity [Evidence IEA]; GO_function: GO:0008193 - tRNA guanylyltransferase activity [Evidence IDA] [PMID 14633974]; GO_function: GO:0016740 - transferase activity [Evidence IEA]; GO_process: GO:0006400 - tRNA modification [Evidence IEA]; GO_process: GO:0006400 - tRNA modification [Evidence IDA] [PMID 14633974]; GO_process: GO:0008033 - tRNA processing [Evidence IEA]) → MNGAAKAVMTALPDIFIAYGDSDEYSFVLDKDCQLFERRESKLVSTVVSTFTAHYISLWDEFFPGRKLELNHLPTFDGRAVVYPSKTIVRDYLAWRQADCHINNLYNTTFWTLVQDGGLTTKEAEEKLKGTLSSDKNEILFSQFGINYNKEPEIFKKGTVIVREYETPNTDGPSPVSTPTPTQPSTPPAPLTQRQLQRRLKKKSKATISTLHTDIIGDDFWNKRPYLLE